From the genome of Primulina eburnea isolate SZY01 chromosome 12, ASM2296580v1, whole genome shotgun sequence, one region includes:
- the LOC140806676 gene encoding uncharacterized protein: MVYTDNQKYRLALYQLKDRARDWWEAAKMGLDEQGIEVSWTVFKTQFTEQFSPPSYYTEKENEFNSLRQRNMSVAEYASTFTAMLKYAPHVAANPKAKYNRFVNGLNNNIYTYVVSGLPTGFAEAVERAKNAEAGIKRGSASFVPPGSRSTTQQNLKAKGKMFKKSGSASSSFSGYRQQGESQITTYSGPYCNRCGGRHVSEQCIGVYGSCRECGEEGHYARVCPSKKNVPQPVQGGFRGGSSTGRGTVPAKSFQQSYGPPQQASGRRNFSNQPQARVFALTEDQAQEASGSVIAGNCSVSGYPARVLFDTGASHSFISESFITSHSLTSIVLPTSISVATPMGKIIMSTRMILDCVLNCEDNELNSNLIVLPMQDFDCIVGMDTLKIYRATIDCFHGIVRFRPNSRTKWNLYGKGSRAKIPLISSLEMSRLLFQGNEGYLVYAIDTEKSESTLSEIPVVNEFQDIFLDEIPGFPPPKEIEFSIELISGTIPISKAPYRMAPLELNELKEQLQELLDKG; encoded by the coding sequence ATGGTATATACTGATAATCAAAAGTATAGGCTTGCATTATACCAACTGAAGGATCGTGCAAGAGATTGGTGGGAAGCCGCCAAGATGGGACTTGATGAACAAGGAATCGAGGTAAGTTGGACTGTCTTCAAAACTCAATTCACTGAACAATTTTCTCCACCATCTTACTATACCGAAAAAGAGAATGAGTTCAACAGCCTGCGACAAAGGAATATGTCTGTAGCTGAATATGCCTCTACTTTTACTGCAATGCTAAAATACGCACCACATGTAGCAGCAAACCCAAAGGCAAAATATAATCGTTTCGTGAATGGACTAAACAACAACATTTATACTTATGTGGTGTCTGGACTACCTACTGGATTTGCGGAGGCAGTCGAAAGAGCAAAAAATGCAGAAGCTGGAATTAAGAGGGGAAGCGCTTCGTTTGTACCACCAGGAAGTAGATCAACCACCCAACAGAATTTGAAAGctaaaggaaaaatgtttaagaAATCTGGATCAGCTTCTTCTAGTTTTAGTGGTTACCGCCAGCAGGGTGAATCTCAAATAACTACTTATTCTGGTCCCTATTGTAACcgttgtggaggtaggcatgttAGTGAACAATGTATTGGTGTTTATGGCTCTTGTCGGGAATGTGGTGAGGAAGGTCATTATGCAAGAGTTTGCCCATCCAAGAAGAATGTTCCACAACCTGTCCAAGGAGGATTTCGTGGAGGATCTAGTACTGGTAGAGGTACTGTGCCTGCtaaatcttttcagcagtcaTATGGACCACCGCAGCAAGCCTCGGGACGTCGTAATTTTTCAAACCAACCCCAGGCTCGTGTTTTTGCACTCACAGAAGATCAAGCTCAGGAAGCATCAGGAAGtgtcatagcaggtaattgTTCTGTATCTGGTTATCCTGCACGAGTATTatttgacactggtgcatctcattcattcatttctgaatCATTCATTACATCGCATTCTTTGACTTCTATTGTACTACCTACATCAATTTCTGTTGCTACTCCGATGGGTAAGATCATCATGTCTACTCGAATGATACTGGATTGCGTGTTGAATTGTGAAGATAATGAACTGAATTCGAACCTTATTGTTCTACCGAtgcaagattttgattgtatcgtgGGAATGGATACACTGAAAATATACCGTGCCACCATTGATTGTTTCCATGGGATAGTCCGTTTTCGTCCTAACTCTAGGACAAAATGGAATTTATATGGTAAGGGATCACGTGCCAAAATTCCACTGATATCATCCTTGGAAATGTCGCGTTTATTATTCCAAGGGAATGAAGGATACCTTGTGTATGCTATCGACACCGAAAAATCAGAATCAACATTGTCTGAAATCCCAGTGGTGAATGAATTTCAAGATATTTTTCTCGATGAAATACCTGGATTTCCTCCACCCAAAGAAATAGAATTCTCGATAGAATTAATTTCTGGAACAATTCCTATTTCtaaagcaccataccgaatggccccattagaattaaatgaattgaagGAACAACTGCAAGAATTACTAGATAAAGGCTAG